From the Oryzias melastigma strain HK-1 linkage group LG13, ASM292280v2, whole genome shotgun sequence genome, the window GTGCCCAATCTGCATTTACTCTTTAATGAATTCCTGGAACATGTGCATCCTCTATGATCTTTCTTGTCTCATACATCTACTGTCACAGTTCACTGCAGGTATTATCAAAACAATGGAAGACACTGTGCTGgtaacatttttaagatattcatAAACCAATGCTTTGGGAATATGCAGTCTGGAGCTTCCTAAAATCATAGTTCCTGTACAACTGCAGCAGGGATTTGGTTCATATCGCCGGTTGTTTGTCCAACTGGTTCCCAGTGCATGTTGGACTTGGCAGGGAAGCCAGTCTGGATACATATTAAGTATTAAGTACATATTAAGTATCATGGAGTCTTGTTCATAAGTAAGAGAAAGATGGAGCATGAAATGGATGGTTGTAATAATGCAGTCACTGCATCAGTCTGTTGTAGTGAAGAAGGTAATGCTTCAAAGGTGTCTCTGAAGGTTATAACCGGTAGTTTCGAGCTTTAGATCTTTACCACACCAATAAGATCCAGGAAACAAATGACTGACATGAGTTTCCTCAGAGTGACTGTGCGGTCCCTAATGCTACGTTGACACCAAACACGTGATTTGCGTTCATCGCTAAATGCTCATTCTTAAACGTTTGCATTTTGTGTTCACACAGGACTgtcactacctgatactagagtgtacctacagttggaaatgttgaagtggtgcaaatcttgtgaatcttccTCCAGGCTTCTGCTTTCACAGcttcatgatcacttttcaaacagCTGGTAATAAAAGGGATGCTATACATATTGATTGAttgcctttatttaaccaggtaagACCCGTTGAGATCAAGACCTCTATTACAAGGGcgacctggccaagaggtcaACAGTGTACGTCATGAGAATTTGTTGCTGAGGagaggtcaaagttcaacccgATTTTACTTTCAATGCGTGTTCAATGGGCACAGATTTGAGCACAAAAATAGTCTTGAAAATGTGCGTAGTTTTAAACGTAGAGACGCGCACagacttttaattgaaagtggtcgcttgaacgcgcGTTGCAGAAGGCGATGTGAGCGTAGCTTCAGTGATAGGGTGAGAAGTCTGTTACCTGGAAAAAACTTCTCCTCCATATCAAGAGGCCAGGGTCATCTCTTCTGAAGGAGTCCCTGGGAAACACCCAAGATACGTTGGAGGGACCATGTCACTTTGCTGGCCTGGAAGTGCCTTGTTGCTTGAGTAGAAGTGGAAAAATTTTCTGTAccgagggaagtctgggcaccTTTTTCCAACAGGATAGACAGGAGAAGATCAATGGTTCAAAAATAATGCTCCAATAGCATTCCATGTAACAACTGTCTTTCACCTGCATCTCCACATAGGGCAATGGACATCATCAAGTGGAGTCTCACATCAGAAAGAAGCTGGACTCACTGTTGAAGGAGTCTCAGATCGGAGACAAGGAGGATACTGACAGCTTCAGCATCAGGGCTCTGCTACGAGCGACGCATCAGGGCCTTCAGAAGAACCTGCGGCAGGTACTACCCCCAAAACCCCACATGAATACTTCAATTTGTAACTTGACAAGTTTTTATTGagatagtaaaaaaaagggaagttaaaaaaaggcatGAGTGATAAAACTAGGCCATGGTGTTAGTCACAGAAGGGGGTGGAGGAAATAGAAGAGCTGAGTCGGTAATGCTGCTCTCTCAAGTCAAACACACCCACCCAAGACATGAAAAGCCACAGATAAACAGCACCTCTGCGGGCCACTCTTAAGGAGGCGGCTTTGTTTCCACTCTCACATGTGCTTCCTGTAAAGGGAATCAAAACAGACTCAAAGTGACAAGAGATTAAATGTCTGCAGTAATGCTTAATTTTTCATTTCCCTCCTTGGCTCCTGGGCTATTTTTAGAAGCTTCAGTTTCCTGACAGCCATTTTAACATAGTGGGCTTACTGCATCGGGGTGTTTTATCCTATATTCTAATGATTCCTCACTaagttttaatgcttttttttttccacccgGTGGCTTCTTCAGCTGTGTTATGCATTATTTGCTTCAGTCTGTTGCAGCCCACCCAGATTCTGAGCTTCGGGGTCTAATTGACTCACAGTGTGCTAATGTGCTCAGCATTAAAACTCACACTCAAAGTGAACTCCAAGCCTTAATGCGAGCAAACATGTCAAGTCTTTGAGTGTTCGTTTCCATTCTGCAGAGCTCCAAAGGGGTTCTGAAGAAATCCCAAAGCAGATCCTTCATCACGACGCTCAAACAAAAGGTAGGTTTCTTCTAATGTCTCTGTGAGCAGAATCTTGATTAGTTTAATACTTCCTAATAGTTTCTCATTTAGGCGACATTCTgccacatacatttttttttttacttatttaaaaatcaactgAAACCACCTTAAAATAGGAGAGAATGGAAAAATATGACACTTATAAAACTCTGACATATTTATGAGCAGTACATAGTAAATCTCCTGCTGAAAGTATCTTGAAAGCATAAGACAGTGATGACACGCCTCTTCATGTACAGGCAGAGTCTGTCACTATTTTTGTCTTACAGAAATCCTACACTTCCTAATGAACTGGTGTTTTTTTAGCCCATGCTTGGCACCAGCTTGATTCTAGAcccaaagaaaaggaaattgGTAAACTAAGCACATCGTGTGTTAATTTTATTACTAAGACCAAGATTTGATTCCTCTTTCCTGCAGTTTACAGCCTGCAACTCTCCCATGTTCActctagttttttttccttttaaattatGCAGCCTCCCACACTAGTGCGTATAGATAAATACATGCATGCACAGTAGGCAGGAACTCTAAAATTACTAAACCTACATTCTTTTCTCAGCTACACCTAAACTGGAAATAATAATGTGATGCTTGTGCATTGTTTTGAAAGGGCGATATGTCTTTTAGAGACATATACAAATGAGTAATGCAGGAATTTTCTGCAAAAGTATACACAGAGAAGCTTTACTGTTTGATAACACGATGCAGCAGCTGAGAAACAGCGTTGTTTATGATGTGcagaatgtaaaatatttattttagcatcataTCTGAAGACAAAGCGAGAGCACCATTCTGTTTTTTGGTTTAACTtgcattgttctttttttgcaatttcattttttgtccaGAGACATTCCAAATCCAGGCTATCGTGCCAAAGCACAGAAAATGAAGATGACGTTCAGGAGAAGTCGCCAAAAGAGGCTGCAGGACAGTTTAACAGGTGCCTCACTGAAAACATAACTAACACTGAACTACACAGAGTGGCACCTGaacacaaaaccacaaagaaacCACAACACAAAGATTGATTGCAGCAAAGCATCCTTCTCGTGGGCTGGAGGTCCACACTGTGCTTTTAAAGGCTCCCTCCATTAGCTGTGGACCAATGGGAGCCACACCCTTCCAGCACCGCACCTGAAAGAAATCAAcaaagacagacacacaaagttccacaaaaatacagaagtcccactctgacagaaataaactACACAAAACACGGAAACACAGAacgaagaaaaaacaaaaccaaatacggccacagacGTAACACTGTGAATCTTGAAGTTTGTAGCTTTCATTTATATATTACTAAAATCATGATGAAAAACCATATCATGAAgcaaaattttagttttttatcaaaatattttaaacctgGTGTATTTTAGggtaggttttttttctcaaatgatgACATCAAACAATTCTGCcgaatttgattttgttttatttcgaAGTAGGgctgtaatgattcatttctaaTAACAACTTGgtttatatcataatttgtggttgatgataCAATTGGTTGATTGTGAATGATCGGATTTGATCAGATTCTTTGActtaaaattgatccaggacatttttagccaaaaattctaCCTGGTACTGAAAAGCACAGGGGACGTTTTCCACATTCCTTGTATTTATTGCAAGAAAATagagtgtaaattaaatatgtgtaaaacaAGTAAGGAAGAATTAATGACAAATCCATTCACagtttagtttcataaagttcagcccacttttgttttttcacatcaaagtAATACAAGTTATTAGTCAAtgataccacactgtatggtctcATGTGGCAAAACTcgtgtttccacacatttgactgtaatgatggttgatcatttttgctgcatcatgTGTGTTGTTCACTGTGATGtcacttggttgtttttataaaatggcATTTTCCATTAATTATCAAAAtagtttatgtatttaattttgaaacctTTTCTTATGGTAATGTTTGATTAGATTAACAACTTCcttcagacagattgatctggttggatcctAGAAACgtacatataaaaaatattaatcaattaAGTGGATTCATTGTTACACCCTTTGTTTGAAGTGATTTGgtaatttaaagcaaatattttccTAAGATTCTGAATGTACGATgccaaaactaaatgttttagtatggCAAGCCGATTTATCATTTAATAGAaatccttgatatcaggctgttttaagcctaactagtaatgccaaaagtACAACTAGTTTACTAGTGGACCATATTTTTGCTTACTAGTTCACTAGTGACATGCTCAAAAggccactagtgaactagtaagaaaaatattgagctcactagttaactagtgggCTGTTTGGACtgcactagttaactagtgccATTTTTATCTGTCACTAGCTAACTAGTAAGACTTAAATACGTCTCACTAGTCAACTAGTTTGCATATTGCATGTCACTAGTAAACTAGCGCGATATTTTGGTcacactagttaactagtgagctTTACAGGAGCCTTACTAGTGAACTTGTAGAACATTTAGATGtgactagttcactagtggccTTTTGAGAGTgtaactagttaactagtaagcatAAAAATGTTCCAGTAGTAAACTAGTTGTACTTTTAGCATTGCTAGttaggcttaaaacagcctgTTATCAAGGATATCTATTAAATGATAAATCGGCTTGCCATATTTTCACTTATTTAAGGATATCACGTAAGGAAAATcacatgaattattttttgtgctccccattttttgtttttttattgtattttattgtgctttaaaattggttagaaaaagaaaaaataaataaattcaccGTTACACATGAATAAATAcgacaaaatgtgttttcctactcCATCCTGTGTGTCTGCCTTGTTCTTCCTGTAcctctgtgtctgtgtgagtaCATTTTGGGCAAAGCCTCACACGCTCAGCTTTGTTTGTCTCCCTCAGCTGGGGTTTGTGTACGCGGCTTTTGTTCTCGCTCTTCCTCGTCCCGATGTATGCATGTtctctggagctgcagcacaCAGATTCCTGCAGCcaggcttctgattggctgtgcAGCTGACTGTCACTGTCAAAGGATTTTCACGTGCACGTCTGTGTAGGTGTACACGTGTGTGAATGTGCGAGTGTTGCACTGCATGTGTTCCGGTTCCTATTAGCTTTTTGCCTTTGATGCTCGTTCCTGTGGTTTGCAAGCTGCTTCTGACAGACAATCCTCTCCACCCTGCCATGTTTTTCCACTGTATATGGGTCAATGAGCATGTGCCTGTCTTAtgtcatatcttttttttaatgtacccCAATCTGATCTTTCTGTGCCTCTCATATCCTGCTGTGCCACGGTTTCAGAGGTGGAAGGAAGAGGAAGACGATGAAGCTGAGCAGAGATCTGTCAAATGTGGTGGTGTTCACCAACTCTGTTGCTTCGCAGGAATGTCTGAACGAAGGTGAAACGCTGAACCGCTGACACACAGGCTATCAAATGAGCATTGTTCTAACGTCTAAACCCACACTTCTCTTTAGGCACTCCAGGTGACGTTTTGTCATTCAGCGAGACCAGGGCCCAATCCCTGGTCAATCACAGGACCGAGCAGTTCCTGGCTTTTAACCAGAAGCAGCTGTCACGGATTTATCCGTCTGCCTATCGCATCGATTCTTCTAATTTCAACCCTCAGTTCTACTGGAATGTGGGTTGTCAGTTGGGTAAGATGCTGTCACTATAATATGTTCATCAATAAAAGAATCCATGTTTACCACACATACTTTAAATCTGCATGACACTCAATATTTGAAGCTTGCgttgtatttaaaatgtacCCCTCCCACTTGCTAATAATTTGAGTTCTCCAAGTGCAAATTTAgactaaaaacgttttttcataaattttatgctgtttcaaaactgtaaaaaggcggaaaaaagtcaaaaggaaCGTTTTTCTTCCATGCAATCAACTTTTGGACATCTTTTTTACTCTTTGTGTAGTAGACATATCAGTACATTTCTaacatattcataaaaaatacttttttactacttttagaACTCTTTGTAGTTTTTTCACAAGTTCAACaacattcattttctaattaactgtttttttactaACATAAATTTATTTCATCCTGCTTATCAATACTAAGTATACAGTAAATTCTGGAACACAGAGGTCTAAGTTTAAGTTCATGCTATTTTGGTTATAATTTGAGTTCACATATTTGTGGTAAACAACATTTGGACCAAGACATGAAGTCattgttgtgatttttattgaaaaatctaTGATGAATGTGATTTGAAATTTGTACTGTTTCATTGTGGagttgattttattattttaagcaaaTCTATAgtaatataagaaaaaataaagaatggaTTAAATTAGATCAATGTATtattaggggtgtcaaattattgtgttattacaataaattaattacagacattttatcacatttatGACACTTTCACATCGGATTATTACATTGTGGCACACCTGGATGAGCATTATCCCGCTCATACcaattatacatatatatataatcaatATTTAGAACTTTAATTCTGTTATATttgtaaattgtttaaattgctctttcctctttcagaaaagtgataattatgtaatgttaaacaaaacattatttcagagggaaagttcactTCTTAACACTTCTTTTTATCCACATGGTAGAGCAAAagtttattcacaaaaaaaagtctgtataGTTCGTTTTCTCCTCTCTGTTTCATTCCTTCCTTCTTATTCTCTTctctatttcttttctgctttatctcagtctttaaaatgatcaaattcactcaaataggttaaaggaaactataaaatcactcttgtgttttttctactgtcttgctgtttTGATAAACTGGAATAAAGTatatcaacatttgaattatggtattaataagTAGTTtgtgttgaatattttttacattgctcagaaaagtgttctttgactgttttttatATGGTAAATTTGGTCGCTCTCtacctgtttgtttttgattgtttgtgggtttttaaattatttctttttgttttctttattgtccAAGACAAAATCCCCCTACgcagtgtaaaaaaaaggtttaaagtttgttataataaaaaacttcacagagccacttttttagttgtattttgatcttttactgagCCATAATGTCACAAatctaaatgaaaatatctcaaattGAAGATCTTCACAATAATTATTAGGTGAAAAATCCttgcaataaaaatacatcaaattagattaattaataacaggtcatgattaattgaaagaaaaaatacctGCATGACAACAGTATTTATTACTTGCTTTGATTTTACATTATTACACAGAAAAGCCAGAAcccttgttttaagaaaaaaaagtcgtattttctgtcttgcaagaaaaataagatttttaaggaaatttttcaatagcaaaacaACCTCAGTTTAAGACAACATGTCTTTGTGACTagaattttttcttattttttttttattacattgtCAGGCTTTTTTCCTATTAAGAAGatcttttttccaaattttaagAACTTTTGACAATTAATAGGgggggctgttttttttttgctttgtatttataattaaataaataaataaaacaaaaccaactCCACAGGATCTTGTCACGACTTCAGCAGATTTTTAGGAAGAGTTTTGAGGGatctttaaacaaactaaaactttaatttgatcTTTTCAGTGGCTCTCAACTATCAGACGGAGGGGAGGATGATGCAGCTCAACAGAGCCAAGTTCATGGTAAACGGAGGAATTGGCTACGTTCTCAAGCCTCCTCCGATGTGTAAAGGTACAACTACAAACTGCacctaaaaaaactattttgtgcttttgttgCATTATTgtgtccaaaaaaaacaaaaaaaaacaagggaaaCCAGATAACTAATTTATTGAAATTGTCAGTTTCAGTTGGATTTCTAAATTAATATATTCAGAATTTCTGATTTCAGTGAGCAGTGAATGCAGGATGTTTTAGAAAGCGAGAGGCACATGGTTGTACATGGTGTTCCATCCATCTCTACATAATTCATCATTTCCTCTGTATGTTTGTAACAagtatttgctttttaagtGCTTTTTCGGCTTTATGCATAATCAGCTCTTTAACTGCAGATTTATGAGTAGAATTGAGTTTTAATCTTTTGATTGCTTTTTCTATAGACAATTCCACACTTTGCAATGATTACTGAGGACTTTCAAGTCTGTGTGTCGTGTGAAGTCAACAGTGACAGAAGGGCTGCATGTTGGCATTAAGTGATGACATTAATTCAAGTTGTTGCTCTGCTGTGTATTACTCCCTTTAGGCACCTTCAACCCATTCAGTGATGACCCACTTCCAGCTTATCCCAAGAAGCAGCTCATTCTCAAGATCATTAGTGGACAGCAGCTGCCCAAACCCCCAGACTCCATGCTGGGGGACCGCGGAGAGGTAAAGACACATGAAAGGAAAGGCTGAGTTTTGGCAGAAACTCCATCTGTCGCTCCTTTCCTCACAAATACCCGCTCGTTCACGTACCgccatttttacacttgacgGGGTTTAACCTGCTTTCCGCTTGAATGCAATCAGTTCTGTTGCTTAACTTTTCTGTCTGTCGTTTCTCAGATTATCGATCCGTTTGTCGAAGTGGAGATCATCGGTTTGCCAGTTGACTGCTGCAAGGAGCAGACGAGGGTTGTAGACGACAATGGTTAGACCTAAACCTATTAAGCTGACCAGctttacttttttcatgttttaaatccCTATCATgcaattcaaatgtttttgtcacatttgtaCCTCGTACTAAATCTGTTTGTTGTACAGAACATGATGTATTTTATTGGAACCAGATGAAAGCAAGcctttttttagacatatttgcttgaaaaaaaaaagggaatttgcatttaaatttaCACTGCATGATAAGCTAGGCTGTTGAGAACAGCAAgcatcaaaaatcaaatgaattaaTTAGAGCCACAAAAGAAGCAGAATGGAGCGATCTGCTGGTTTGACCCCTAACATGTCTCCAGAGATGAGGGCCCCCAGTGGGGGGGAGGGAAAATCTCCTCAGGGAAAGGTTATGGAGCCCTGGGAGCTTAACAGCATTATAGGATTAGTGCACAGATCATTGATCAGCGAAATGCACCAAAATGTCTTCACTtccattcaaaatgtttttttcttttagatattaaatgttatatttctgTGTGATGTGTAGGTTTCAACCCAGTATGGGAGGAGGCTTTGTCTTTTACCCTTCACATGGCTGAGGTGGCACTTGTGCGCTTCCTCGTCTGGGACCACGACCCGATTGGACGGGATTTTATTGGCCAGCGGACTGTAGCCTTCAGCAGCCTGATGCCTGGTCTGTTCAGAATTCCTGATGTTGTAGCTTTTAACAATCACAGTTCATCAATAGCATAGACAGAATCACATCTCGCGTCATTGATTTTGTTTGGTTCACAGAGGTAATTTCATTGAGACGTGAGGTCTCATTTCAGAGGCAGGTAACAGAGAACGTGTGAAGATGGGAAATTCTATAAAATGAGAGACATAAGATAAACACATTTCTCTAAAAACACGTCTTAAACCCTGATATAGACCAAAGCAGCATTGTAGAACAAGTCCTTTTTACTTGGCGATGATTTGGCATGATGTAGTCCTGGGAATACAAACTGTGACACTTTAGTTCATTAGGGATTGGGGGGCTAAACCACTTCCTGTGCAAGTCACCCACGGCTCAGTAGATGGATAAAAtgcagaggaaaaaacagaTCTATTCAAATCTGTGACAGCTGATGACATTTTAGGTGATAGATGACAGAAGTCAAAGATTGGATTTGGAAATAAAGCTGAAGAAGTgcattgataaataaaaaataaatgcattttttNNNNNNNNNNNNNNNNNNNNNNNNNNNNNNNNNNNNNNNNNNNNNNNNNNNNNNNNNGGGAGCTTGATTTCAGTAATGCATTATAAAACTAAGTATTTTTAGTTGTGTCAAAAATATGCATCAGTTTAGGATTACACAGCTGGGActaaaaatcatcaaattttGCTTCTATACAccttaaaacataataaatttaTATTAGGATAGAAGTAAACCATTGGTACATATGGTGATGTACACAtataatacacattttattagcaaattaatgcatatttttaaaaatataatagaaaatGCTCCTTGTTGTACAGCTGTATTTGTGATTATAAAGATACACACAGATAGAAACTTAAAAGATCTTTTGAAATCCAGCcattaaaatgatccaaaacatcAGAACCTTAATAGCACATTGACAGCACTGCCACAGTGTTGGCCCACTTTATTTTGTGAAGCATGACACAATTGCTTTGTATAGTAAACGACCTGCGGCTTGGCGGAGTATTTAGTTATCTTCATCAGTCAGAACTGACCCTGAACTCCTAATGCCCTCCCCAGAGGCAGCTGCGGCACAATCAGCAGCTAGATGACCACTCTTATTTTTCTTGTACTTGTGCTTCTGGTCAAAActtgtctatttttttctttttttttttgaacaacaGGTTACAGACACGTTTACTTGGAAGGGCTAACCGAGGCTTCCATCTTTGTGCATGTGTCAGTACACGATGTCTACGGGAAGGTGAGCTCTCTCTTCTTCATGCTGTAGAAACCCCATTCTAACCTGTTGTGCTCAATAACAATTTGGAGGTCAACAGGAAATGTGCTTCTCTCATCATATTGAAGATCTTCTCCTGCCTGTCCTTTGTCTCTCTAGTGGAGCCCATTAGTCCTGAACCCCAGCTTTACCATTATGCACTTTTTAGGAACCAATAAGGTATCCTGAAACTTTAGGTTGATGCATGAAAAGTGACTGCATGGTGCACTTGTGACAAAAGTGTTAGCATCACATTTAATTTTGGGTATTGCCATCCATTTTTCCTTgcaattttgcttttgttttgtgttcttgttAAATAAAAGAAGCGCTATTGTATTATAGGCATTCATACACTAATCAACAGCTTTTTTGCATCTTGCTTTCTGTGCATCAGTTAAAGAGTTGTGGTGCCACCTATTGGAAATGTTCATAAAAGCATGCATTTgttaattattactttaaatctggTTTGTTCTATGTGCTATGAGTGCCTTCTGATCCAAACGTCCTCTCAGTTCACCTTTCTAATGatattttgcttcatttctcAGAGTAATCAGTTGCGAGGGATCCGTGGTTTCTTCAACCGTTCCTCAAAGTCCTCTGTGGACTCAAACTCCAGTGGACTGCGGAAACGCTCCATCAGCGATCACCTCCTGCGGCGCACGGCGAGTGCTCCGGCAAAAGGACGGAAGAAGACAAAGATGGCGCTATCGGAGTCGGTCGCCTCAATATCTGAGCATAAGAAAAGCAGCGGCGCAGGGCAGGGAGGAGAGGGTGTATCAGAAAAAGAAGGAGGCACACGAAAGCCTCTCCAGCCTCGACCCCCTCTTATCCACAGACCGATCTCGATGCCGCTAGACAAGCTTCTTCAAGGACAGCTGTCCCTCTGCTCCCCAGACAGCACACAGAACGATATAGTTGCTGACACAATCACTGGtgggtgtttttattgttattcaacTCAAATTTAGGGTTTAGTATGTTGTAGTATAGTTTCTAGGTTTACCAAGCAAATACTCAGAACACTTTGTTCACAACTTTATGCTAAGTCAAATTTGAccaataaatactttatttaatttttttgttgatttttctaaactatttttGCCAGTTTCTGCTTTGCATAATAATGAAAGTAAGAGGTTTCTATCCTTCCCAtgtaaaaaacaatctaaactCGTGTGCAATGGCAGACTCTTACCGTGATACCTTAACATGCTTTTTCTGTCCCATCttcatttgttgtgtttcctcTATAGTAGAGAACTGACTAGGATGTTCCTCCAGGTAATCTCAAATACCTCTTGTGTAAAAGGTTGCATCCTCCAAGTACATACCAGTATTCTGTTTGCCCAGTGTATTTCATTTGAAAGTGGTCTGAGAAATCTATTCATGTGCCCATATTTCATATGAGCAAAGCTGATCCCAAGTGgtgccatcttttttttcctgatctgGTATTTGCAAACatgaatgctattttttttttcaaccccaGCAGCCCCATATCCCTGCTTTTGTTTGACCGTCGTTCTTGGTGATCCATTCGTCTTTGTATTGCCTTGTATCAGTGGACTGTTGACTATTGTAATATCCTTGTTTTGGGCCCTATCGTTGCATCAAGTAAAGCACgaaagtcttttgtttttaatccacTTGTTCTCATTTGTCAACAGGATCCAGTCCGTTCAACAGGCCCAGGTCGTCTTCTGTGGACCTCTTCAGTGACTCCTCTTTCCAAGTCGGAATATGCATCTCTGGTCCCTCTGAGACACGTGAATATAAGGAGTCAAGCCACTCACAAGAGGGTTCCTATTTGGTTATTGGTGACAAAGAAGCACAAAAGGAAGAAGAGTATGTCAATTATCAGTCAAAACACAACCGATCAAACATGTCAACAAGAGAAGAGGACAATTTTTCAGCCCCCAAATCAAGAACTAGTTATACGAAATCAGAGAAACCAGAAACGTCATCCAACAGCACTGCATTCACAGTTGCAGcttctgtttcctcctcttcttcttctaccACCTCATCAGTTCCGACTGTTTCCTCAGTCGGTAACAATGTCTG encodes:
- the plch1 gene encoding 1-phosphatidylinositol 4,5-bisphosphate phosphodiesterase eta-1 isoform X4; translation: MSSWVVNRKGQPQYRRHFLTDNSVFHVERCMTVMQSGTQMVKLKAGSKGLVRLFYLDEHRSCIRWKPSRKSEKAKITIDSLYKVTEGGQSDIFHRHADGSFDPSCCFTVYHGNHMESLDLVTSNAEEARTWITGLRYLMAGISDEDSLAKRQRTHDQWMKQTFEEADKNGDGLLNIDEIYQLLHKLNVNLPRRKIKQMFQEADTDDQQGTLTYDEFAVFYKMMSMRRDLFLLLMAYSDRKDHLTAEELTHFLRNEQKMSNVTSEYAAEIIDKFEVSDENKQRGVMGIEGFTSFMRSPTCDIFNPLHHEVNQDMDQPLCNYFIASSHNTYLTGDQLLSHSKTDMYAWVLQSGCRCVEVDCWDGPDGEPMVQHGYTLTSKITFKSVVETINKYAFVNNQYPVILSIENHCSIQQQKKIAEYLRDIFGDKLDVGNFLNRDSKALPSPHSLQGKILIKGKRLPAYLSADAEEGEVSDDDSADEIEEDFKLKSSNGNGHHQVESHIRKKLDSLLKESQIGDKEDTDSFSIRALLRATHQGLQKNLRQSSKGVLKKSQSRSFITTLKQKRHSKSRLSCQSTENEDDVQEKSPKEAAGQFNRGGRKRKTMKLSRDLSNVVVFTNSVASQECLNEGTPGDVLSFSETRAQSLVNHRTEQFLAFNQKQLSRIYPSAYRIDSSNFNPQFYWNVGCQLVALNYQTEGRMMQLNRAKFMVNGGIGYVLKPPPMCKGTFNPFSDDPLPAYPKKQLILKIISGQQLPKPPDSMLGDRGEIIDPFVEVEIIGLPVDCCKEQTRVVDDNGFNPVWEEALSFTLHMAEVALVRFLVWDHDPIGRDFIGQRTVAFSSLMPGYRHVYLEGLTEASIFVHVSVHDVYGKWSPLVLNPSFTIMHFLGTNKSNQLRGIRGFFNRSSKSSVDSNSSGLRKRSISDHLLRRTASAPAKGRKKTKMALSESVASISEHKKSSGAGQGGEGVSEKEGGTRKPLQPRPPLIHRPISMPLDKLLQGQLSLCSPDSTQNDIVADTITVEN
- the plch1 gene encoding 1-phosphatidylinositol 4,5-bisphosphate phosphodiesterase eta-1 isoform X5 — protein: MSSWVVNRKGQPQYRRHFLTDNSVFHVERCMTVMQSGTQMVKLKAGSKGLVRLFYLDEHRSCIRWKPSRKSEKAKITIDSLYKVTEGGQSDIFHRHADGSFDPSCCFTVYHGNHMESLDLVTSNAEEARTWITGLRYLMAGISDEDSLAKRQRTHDQWMKQTFEEADKNGDGLLNIDEIYQLLHKLNVNLPRRKIKQMFQEADTDDQQGTLTYDEFAVFYKMMSMRRDLFLLLMAYSDRKDHLTAEELTHFLRNEQKMSNVTSEYAAEIIDKFEVSDENKQRGVMGIEGFTSFMRSPTCDIFNPLHHEVNQDMDQPLCNYFIASSHNTYLTGDQLLSHSKTDMYAWVLQSGCRCVEVDCWDGPDGEPMVQHGYTLTSKITFKSVVETINKYAFVNNQYPVILSIENHCSIQQQKKIAEYLRDIFGDKLDVGNFLNRDSKALPSPHSLQGKILIKGKRLPAYLSADAEEGEVSDDDSADEIEEDFKLKSSNGNGHHQVESHIRKKLDSLLKESQIGDKEDTDSFSIRALLRATHQGLQKNLRQSSKGVLKKSQSRSFITTLKQKRHSKSRLSCQSTENEDDVQEKSPKEAAGQFNRGGRKRKTMKLSRDLSNVVVFTNSVASQECLNEGTPGDVLSFSETRAQSLVNHRTEQFLAFNQKQLSRIYPSAYRIDSSNFNPQFYWNVGCQLVALNYQTEGRMMQLNRAKFMVNGGIGYVLKPPPMCKGTFNPFSDDPLPAYPKKQLILKIISGQQLPKPPDSMLGDRGEIIDPFVEVEIIGLPVDCCKEQTRVVDDNGFNPVWEEALSFTLHMAEVALVRFLVWDHDPIGRDFIGQRTVAFSSLMPGYRHVYLEGLTEASIFVHVSVHDVYGKWSPLVLNPSFTIMHFLGTNKSNQLRGIRGFFNRSSKSSVDSNSSGLRKRSISDHLLRRTASAPAKGRKKTKMALSESVASISEHKKSSGAGQGGEGVSEKEGGTRKPLQPRPPLIHRPISMPLDKLLQGQLSLCSPDSTQNDIVADTITEN